CATTGAGTCATCTGGTGCACGGAATCCGCCAAAAATCCAAACAAAATACCGACGCCAACAACCAGTGCTGATGAAAGATAACTTGCACGCACCAAACTTTTGTCCGAAGCATCCGGCTTGATGTAGCGTTTGTAAATATCGTTCACAATGTAAGCAGCTCCGGCATTGACCGTGGAATCGTAAGTGGACATGAACGCTGCGATCAATCCCGCCAGAAAAATCCCCAGTAAACCCACAGGTAAAAATTCATTGATGACAAACGGCAGCACCAATTCAAAATCGATTTTCCCGCCCATGGCGTTCAATTGCGGCGAGAAAAAGACAAGCGCCAGCACGGCAATCGCCGGCACCATTGTCCAGCGTGGGACTAAATAAACAGACACAATGCCGTTCATCAAACCAGCTTCCTTTGGATTTCTGGCGGCAAGTATCCTTTGCAAATCGTAATTTGGACCGGGGCCTGCCATACTATTCAAAATTCCTTTGAAAACAATCATAAAAAAGAAAATGGTAAACAGTTCAAATCCATCCTGCGCAATTTTGTCGTTCACCGAGGGAATTAAATTTGACCAATCCAGATTGAGATGCCAGCCGAAAAACAGATTCTTCCACCCTTCCGGCACAGCGGCATTCAACATCTCCGGCGAAATTCTCGTGAAAGCAATTACGCCGATAATAATGGCCGTTCCGGAAAGCAAAATATATTGAATTAAATCGGTCAAAACCACGCTATACATTCCACCCATGATGACATACAATGCGGTGATGAGCATGAGAATGACAGCATAAGCGTCCGGGGACAAATCCCACGGCAAAAAAATCTTGGCAAATTTTCCGATGCCGACAAATGCGTAAGACAAAAGACCGACCACACTCACCAACGCAAAGACAACCACGCTGACTCGCGACAATTCCCCGCCTTTTTTTTCTCCGAAACGAGTCGTCATCCATTCCGCGCCGGTGATTACACCGGAACGGCGTGCCCAGATAGATAGATAAATCATGAAAAATATTTGATTGAACGTGGGCCACAGCCAGGGCATCCAGACGCCTTTCATGCCATAGACAAAAAGCATGTACACCAGCCACATGGTTCCGCTGATGTCAAACATGCCGGATGTATTGGACACGCCCAGCAGCCACCAGGGGACGGTTTTTCCGCCGAGGAAATAACTGTCCATATTTTTCGACGCCCGGCGCGAGATAATAATACCGCCGATAATCACAATTAACAGATAGGAAAAAATAATCGCCGTATCAATCGCGTGAATTTTCATTGAGAAAACGAGCCTCCGTCCTGTAGGAGATTATCAGAAATCGATAATCATCCAAACCGCGTTTCCGTTTTATTTTCAACTGTTCATCTGTTTTACTTCTCAAGAACCCTATTTTCAAAAGTCGGGTTTTCTCCCGCCATTTTCAAAAAAATATCCAGCGGCACAACTTCAAAATCAGGTCCTAGTTTATCCAGAATGGATTTCACGCGCGTGATGTCGCTCCATTGCCTCACGTGCATCAGCAAGAAATATGGTCGTTTATTATTGATTCGAGCCAACTCTTGCAAATCAGCCACAGCACCGGCTTCAGGTCTGCCGGGCGATAGATAGTAATCGTAGGAAATGAGTGGCCTTTTGTCTTTGCAATAAAAAGTATAAGCCGGCGCGTAGCCATTCACAAAACCGATCGCGTCGGGCATACGCTCATAGTAGGCATCAATGACTTTCTGCGTCAGTTCTGTATTTCCCTCGACCGTGGCGCCTTCTGAATAATCCATAATTTCAAAAACATTCAGATCCAATTTTTTCATCAAATCATAAGCAATATCCAGCAAATGCGGGAGAAATTTATCCGGAATCGCTTTGGGATACATGTATCCAGGCCCTGAAAGCGAACCAATGAAGTAGTCGTTGGGAGTTGCCTGAGAATAGAAAAATTCCATCATTGCGGGCGCCAGCCAGGACCAGTTCATGGTCACTTCCCAGGCGTAAGGAATTTCTCCCCGTCCGGGACGAGTCCAGGCGCCCAAACCCAGACAATCCGTTTGAATGCACGCCACGTAAACCTTCTTTTTCGGTTTGTAAGTTTTTCCCGGTTCGATGTGATGATTATTTTTAAATTCAAATCCCGGAGATGCCGGAACCTGACTGCTGAAACTCATGTTCGGCAAAGTGTGCAAACCTTCCACTCGCAAGCCATAGCTGGAAGTGAGCGTCACGTGATCGCGCTCTTTGTCTTTTTTATATGAATGCCAGCCAAAAACAAAAGAGTAAGGTTTCATCTGCGAAAGTAATTTTTTTGCCAACGAGTATTCCTGCTTATCGCTCGGTTTGGTGGAAAGATCGTTAAAAAAAGCTTTTTTGTAAATTCCCCAATCCGCGACGCCGGGTTTCATAACTTTCCCGTGCTCGCCTCCCATCCAGACGATATATTCTTTGCTGCATTGATCCCAATACTGATCATAAGCCCATGAGTAAATTTCATAATCTGACATGCCGGTAAATTTCCCGCGAAAATCCGCCACCGGCTTCAATCCGTATTTCTCCGCCAGCGGAATCAATTCTTCGCTAACGACCACCGCCTCTTTCAATCCAGCGACTGTA
This window of the Calditrichota bacterium genome carries:
- a CDS encoding sodium:solute symporter, which codes for MKIHAIDTAIIFSYLLIVIIGGIIISRRASKNMDSYFLGGKTVPWWLLGVSNTSGMFDISGTMWLVYMLFVYGMKGVWMPWLWPTFNQIFFMIYLSIWARRSGVITGAEWMTTRFGEKKGGELSRVSVVVFALVSVVGLLSYAFVGIGKFAKIFLPWDLSPDAYAVILMLITALYVIMGGMYSVVLTDLIQYILLSGTAIIIGVIAFTRISPEMLNAAVPEGWKNLFFGWHLNLDWSNLIPSVNDKIAQDGFELFTIFFFMIVFKGILNSMAGPGPNYDLQRILAARNPKEAGLMNGIVSVYLVPRWTMVPAIAVLALVFFSPQLNAMGGKIDFELVLPFVINEFLPVGLLGIFLAGLIAAFMSTYDSTVNAGAAYIVNDIYKRYIKPDASDKSLVRASYLSSALVVGVGILFGFLADSVHQMTQ